The following proteins are encoded in a genomic region of Anomaloglossus baeobatrachus isolate aAnoBae1 chromosome 6, aAnoBae1.hap1, whole genome shotgun sequence:
- the RAB5A gene encoding ras-related protein Rab-5A: MANRGGATRPNGPNAGNKICQFKLVLLGESAVGKSSLVLRFVKGQFHEFQESTIGAAFLTQTVCLDDTTVKFEIWDTAGQERYHSLAPMYYRGAQAAIVVYDITNEESFARAKNWVKELQRQASPNIVIALSGNKADLASKRAVDFQEAQAYADDNSLLFMETSAKTSANVNEIFMAIAKKLPKTEPQTGGGNTVRGRGVDLTESAQPSKSQCCSN, encoded by the exons ATGGCTAACCGAGGAGGAGCCACCCGGCCCAATGGTCCAAATGCTGGAAATAAAATCTGTCAGTTCAAGCTTGTTCTCCTGGGAGAGTCTGCTGTTGGAAAGTCCAGCTTAGTGCTACGCTTCGTAAAGGGACAGTTCCACGAGTTTCAAGAAAGCACGATTGGAG CTGCGTTTCTTACCCAGACTGTCTGCCTTGATGACACAACAGTAAAATTTGAAATTTGGGATACAGCTGGTCAGGAGCGATACCACAGCCTTGCACCAATGTACTACAGAGGAGCCCAAGCTGCAATAGTTGTATATGACATCACAAATGAG gaGTCATTTGCAAGAGCAAAGAACTGGGTAAAAGAGCTTCAGAGACAAGCAAGCCCCAATATTGTCATAGCCCTGTCTGGTAACAAAGCCGATCTGGCTTCTAAGCGAGCTGTGGACTTTCAG GAGGCTCAGGCTTATGCAGATGACAACAGCTTATTGTTTATGGAGACGTCTGCCAAAACATCAGCAAATGTGAATGAAATATTCATGGCAATAG CCAAAAAGCTTCCCAAGACGGAACCACAGACTGGCGGAGGCAACACAGTCAGAGGACGGGGAGTAGATCTTACCGAAAGCGCACAACCTAGCAAAAGTCAATGCTGTAGTAACTAA